A genome region from Mercenaria mercenaria strain notata chromosome 11, MADL_Memer_1, whole genome shotgun sequence includes the following:
- the LOC128546648 gene encoding homologous-pairing protein 2 homolog isoform X1 has product MSKSKDAQAGVAVLDYLNKQNRPYSAIDICNNLHKEFGKTAIVKACESLAESGKIKEKVYGKQKVYVADQSQFPEVDDSEIRSMDSTITELTQKLQTNLEEVRRLESELKMLNSCLSTEEAQRQLTEATSQCAHNKSKLKQLKEGGNVVSPEEKEKVYGDRKKFVQAWRKRKRMTNDVLNAILEGYPKPKKQLYEDIGIETDEDYDVKPPDL; this is encoded by the exons ATGAGTAAATCTAAAGATGCTCAAG CTGGTGTTGCAGTACTTGACTATTTGAACAAGCAGAATCGACCATACAGTGCTATAGATATCTGCAATAACCTACATAAGGAGTTTGGTAAAACA GCAATAGTGAAGGCATGTGAGAGTCTGGCAGAATCTGGCAAGATCAAGGAGAAGGTGTATGGAAAACAGAAAGTCTATGTGGCTGACCAGTCACAGTTTCCAGAG GTAGATGATTCAGAGATCCGATCCATGGACAGTACTATAACAGAACTTACCCAAAAGTTGCAGACAAATCTAGAGGAAGTTAGGAGACTGGAGTCTG AGTTAAAGATGCTGAACAGTTGCTTGTCAACAGAAGAAGCACAGAGACAGTTAACTGAAGCTACCTCACAG TGTGCCCACAATAAGAGTAAACTGAAACAGCTGAAAGAAGGTGGAAATGTTGTGTCTCCTGAGGAGAAAGAAAAG GTTTATGGAGATAGAAAAAAGTTTGTTCAGGCTTGGAGGAAAAGAAAGAGAATG ACAAATGATGTATTGAATGCCATACTAGAAGGATATCCAAAACCAAAGAAACAGCTTTAT
- the LOC128546648 gene encoding homologous-pairing protein 2 homolog isoform X2 produces the protein MSKSKDAQAGVAVLDYLNKQNRPYSAIDICNNLHKEFGKTAIVKACESLAESGKIKEKVYGKQKVYVADQSQFPEVYDSEIRSMDSTITELTQKLQTNLEEVRRLESELKMLNSCLSTEEAQRQLTEATSQCAHNKSKLKQLKEGGNVVSPEEKEKVYGDRKKFVQAWRKRKRMTNDVLNAILEGYPKPKKQLYEDIGIETDEDYDVKPPDL, from the exons ATGAGTAAATCTAAAGATGCTCAAG CTGGTGTTGCAGTACTTGACTATTTGAACAAGCAGAATCGACCATACAGTGCTATAGATATCTGCAATAACCTACATAAGGAGTTTGGTAAAACA GCAATAGTGAAGGCATGTGAGAGTCTGGCAGAATCTGGCAAGATCAAGGAGAAGGTGTATGGAAAACAGAAAGTCTATGTGGCTGACCAGTCACAGTTTCCAGAGGTGT ATGATTCAGAGATCCGATCCATGGACAGTACTATAACAGAACTTACCCAAAAGTTGCAGACAAATCTAGAGGAAGTTAGGAGACTGGAGTCTG AGTTAAAGATGCTGAACAGTTGCTTGTCAACAGAAGAAGCACAGAGACAGTTAACTGAAGCTACCTCACAG TGTGCCCACAATAAGAGTAAACTGAAACAGCTGAAAGAAGGTGGAAATGTTGTGTCTCCTGAGGAGAAAGAAAAG GTTTATGGAGATAGAAAAAAGTTTGTTCAGGCTTGGAGGAAAAGAAAGAGAATG ACAAATGATGTATTGAATGCCATACTAGAAGGATATCCAAAACCAAAGAAACAGCTTTAT
- the LOC128546649 gene encoding 2-hydroxyacyl-CoA lyase 1-like, with protein sequence MADDSRVEGCAVLAKSLKDQGVEYVFGIVGIPVIEVAMACQKEGIKFIAMRNEQAASYAASAIGYMTGKPAGCLVVSGPGLVHALAGMSNAMENCWPMIVIGGSSERDQDKMGAFQEYPQVECSRLYTKFTCQPSRIERIPYYVEKAYRSSIYGRPGPVYIDIPGSFVMTTVPEKDVRYVPRCPPPPKVCAATADIKRAIDLLSSAKSPLVIVGKGAAYSRCENELRTLVENCKLPFLPTPMGKGTLPDEHPLCVAPARSKALKDADVILLLGARLNWILHFGAPPRFRPDVKIIQVDICSEEIGNNVQPAVGLVGDLTSVLAQMNEELGGRPTKFVFDPAAPWWKDLNEKLEKNRISVQKQSQDKTVPLNYYAAFDEVNKLIPKDAIVISEGANTMDISRSCIPNALPRHRLDAGTFGTMGVGVGFAIAAAVYCRDYAPDKRVICIQGDSAFGFSGFEVETVCRYRLPIVFVIINNNGITRSFNEEVFNSLEETDRLISHPPTVLSPNARYDKVLAAFGGNGYFVEKPEDIQKALRESLANKKQASMLNIMINTMADRRVQEFSWLGSIQPSKM encoded by the exons ATGGCAGACGATTCAAGAGTGGAAGGATGTGCCGTTTTGGCAAAATCATTAAAAGATCAG gGTGTGGAATATGTATTTGGTATTGTTGGAATCCCAGTCATTGAGGTGGCCATGGCCTGCCAGAAGGAGGGGATCAAATTTATTGCCATGAGGAATGAACAGGCT gCATCTTATGCTGCATCTGCCATTGGTTACATGACAGGAAA ACCAGCAGGATGTCTGGTTGTGTCAGGTCCAGGCTTGGTTCATGCCCTGGCGGGAATGTCAAATGCCATGGAAAATTGCTG GCCAATGATAGTGATAGGTGGGTCGTCAGAGCGTGATCAGGACAAAATGGGAGCGTTCCAGGAATATCCACAAGTAGAATGTTCTAGATTATACACAAAATTCACATGTCAGCCCAGTAGGATAGAGAGAATCCCATACTATGTTGAAAAG GCATATAGAAGCAGTATATATGGTCGTCCAGGTCCAGTTTATATTGATATCCCAGGGAGCTTTGTCATGACCACAGTTCCTGAGAAAGATGTACGTTACGTTCCAAGATGTCCGCCACCACCAAAGGTCTGTGCTGCGACAGCCGATATCAAGAGAGCCATTGATCTCTTATCCTCGGCAAAGAGCCCACTAGTCATTGTTGGAAAAG gtgCTGCTTATTCGCGTTGTGAGAATGAATTGAGAACGTTGGTGGAGAACTGCAAACTGCCCTTCCTTCCTACACCCATGGGTAAAGGCACATTACCCGATGAACATCCACTTTGTGTGGCACCAGCTAGATCTAA AGCATTAAAGGATGCAGATGTTATTTTATTGCTTGGAGCAAGACTCAACTGGATCCTTCATTTTGGAGCACCACCTAGATTTAGACCTGATGTGAAAATAATACAG GTTGACATATGTTCGGAGGAGATAGGTAACAATGTTCAACCAGCTGTTGGTCTTGTAGGTGATTTAACATCAGTCCTTGCACAG ATGAATGAAGAGCTTGGTGGAAGACCTACAAAGTTTGTGTTTGACCCTGCTGCCCCCTGGTGGAAAGATCTGAATGAGAAATTGGAAAAAAACAGGATCAGTGTGCAGAAACAGTCACAAGATAAAACTGTACCACTTAATTATTATGCTGCCTTTGATGAG GTTAACAAATTAATTCCTAAAGATGCAATAGTTATCAGTGAAGGAGCAAACACAATGGACATCAGCAGATCTTGTATACCAAATGCACTTCCAAGACACAG ACTTGATGCTGGTACTTTTGGCACTATGGGTGTTGGTGTAGGATTTGCCATCGCAGCTGCGGTATACTGTAGAGACTATGCTCCAGACAAACGTGTTATATGTATCCAAGGTGACAGTGCATTTGGATTCTCTGGGTTTGAGGTAGAGACTGTCTGCAG ATATAGACTGCCCATTGTGTTTGTTATTATAAACAATAATGGAATAACAAGGAGTTTCAATGAAGAGGTATTCAACAGTTTAGAAGAAACAGACAGACTTATAAG CCATCCACCGACAGTTCTATCGCCAAATGCAAGGTATGACAAAGTGCTGGCAGCATTTGGAGGCAATGGTTACTTCGTGGAGAAGCCGGAGGATATACAAAAAGCTCTGAGAGAATCCCTGGCCAACAAGAAGCAGGCTTCCATGTTGAATATCATGATCAATACAATGGCAGACAGACGTGTTCAG GAGTTTTCATGGCTCGGATCCATTCAGCCTAGCAAAATGTGA